TCTGTGTAAGATGTGTGTAGGACATGATGGGCTCCTTCTGATGAGTTGGTGGTTGGCGCTTCCAACTTTACCAGAAACCCTGTCATGTCCTGCTTTTTCAGCCCATTACCTCAGTGGTGCACTTTGAACTGGAATCTACCAGGTGCTTTCCCTGACCCGAGAAAACTCCAACGCTCGGGCGCGCCGCTTGTCGCGAGACGAAGGACAGAGCACTTATGAAGCTGCCGCAGGAGTACTCGCCGCCTTTCTTGAAAAGGCTGAGCAGGAAATGGCGTTGGCGGAGCACGGCAGCGACTTGCGCGCACTTCGTGTCGCCGCGGAAAAAGTTCGGCATGCCGCCACGCTGCATCGCTATCTGGTTGAAATCCAACGCTATGAAAAAAGCATGATCTTGGCGACCGCCGAGCAGCAGATGGATGCGTATGCGCAAGGGATGAAAGCTGCGCAAAATCGCGTGGAAGCGCGATTAGCCGCCCTGGAGGAACTTTTGACGCCCGCGGAAAAACGGGAGTTTGCTCAGTTCAGAACGCATTACCAGGCCTATCTTGATCTTTCCCGGCAAGTCACCGACTTGACGAGGCAAAACACCAATGTGCGCGCGTTTGCACTGGCGACTCAGCAAGGACGCGCGGCCAACAATGCGGCCACCGCAACGATGAGAGAAATCGTGGCCCTCAACGAGCAGGCCATGCAACAGGCAAAGCAGGCGAGTGATGGTAACTACGCCGCCGCACGCACTTTGCTGCTGTCCTTGTTGGGAGTTTGTCTTTTGGCAGGAATCGGCGTCAGTTTGTGGATTGTACGCTCCATCAATCAAGGCCTGTCTCAAGCTCTGGATATTGCCAAAACAGTGGCCGCGGGGGATCTCTCGCGAAACATTACGGTCAATCGCTCCGATGAGATAGGCGAGTTGCTGCATGCCATGGAAAACATGGCGACCAGCCTGAAAGATCGCGCACGACTTGCGGCTGCGATTGCCGGCGGCGATTTGCGCGAAGAAATCAAGCTGGCCTCGGAGCGCGACGAATTCGGCAGGGCATTACAGGAGATGGATAAGCGCCTCAACCAGATGCTGGCGGAAATCCAGGTTGCCGTGGAGCAGGTTGCCTCAGGGGCCACCCAAGTCGCCGATGCCAGCCAATCCCTCTCGCAGGGCGCTACCGAGCAGGCCAGTTCCCTTGAAGAAATCTCTGCCTCGATTCAGCAAATGGCTTCCCAAGTCAAGGAAAGCGCGGAAAATGCAAATCACGCCAATCGCCTTTCCGGGGAAGCGCGCACCGCAGCGCAGCAGGGCAACGATCAGATGGCAGCGCTGATGCGCGCCATGCAGGAAATCAACGAGTCCGGAGAAAACATTTCCAAAATCATCAAGGTCATTGATGAGATCGCATTTCAAACCAATCTGCTGGCCCTGAATGCCGCGGTTGAAGCGGCCCGTGCGGGGCAGCACGGAAAAGGCTTTGCCGTCGTCGCCGAGGAGGTGCGCAACCTTGCCGCCCGCAGCGCCAAGGCAGCCAGCGAAACTTCTGAAATGATCGAGGTTTCCGTGGCAAAAGCAAAAAGCGGAGCCGGCATCGCGGACCATACGGCGGAAGCATTACGCAACATCGTGAGCGGCATTCAAAAGGCATCCGATCTGGTCGGGGAGATCGCCGCCGGCGCATCAGAACAGGCCGAAGGAATCGGCCAGGTGAATTTGGGTGTCAGCCAGATCGATCAGGTGACGCAACAAAATACCGCCAGCGCCGAAGAATCGGCCGCGGCCGCCGAGGAACTCTCAGGCCAGGCGGAGCGGCTGAGACAATTGTTAAGCCGCTTCAAGCTCAAAACTCAGGGCGTTGCACAATTCGAACAGGTGCCGGAACGGTTGAAAATGGCAGCAAACGATAGCATGCCTCAGCCGACTCCACGAAAGCGGATCAGCTTGGACGATGAAGAATTCGGCCGCTTCTAAGATTTTTTAGGGTGAGACAAAAGACCTGTTTCTTCTCACGAAAGAAACAGGTCTTTTTTTACGTCTGGGCGGACATTGAAGAATCGCCACGCACAGAGTTGCATCAGGAATCCTGTGACAGCACGAAATAAAAAACAGACAAAGTCCTTGGAATAATCATGGAGACACGAAAAACAACTGCTTGCCGTCGACATGGAAGCTGGTGATCAGGGATCTGGCTTCCTCCGAAAGCAGATAGTCGATCAATTTCTCGGCCAACGCGATCTTGACGTGGGGGTGACGTTGCGGATTGACGGCGATCACGCCGTAGGGATTGAAGAGACGCTCGTCGCCTTCGCACAGGATGTCCAGATCGGTCTTGCCCAGATACGCCAGGTAGGTGCCGCGATCGGCCAGGGCATAGCCGCGCAGTTCCGTGGCCATGTGGATCACCTCGCCCATGCCGCGCCCGGATTCGACGTACCAGCGCCCCTGCGGGGTCACTCCGGCTTGTTGCCAAAGATTTTTTTCCATGACGTGGGTGCCGGATTGATCCGCCCGGGAGACGAAATTCGCCTTGGCCGCGGCGATCTTGCCCAAAGCCTCAGGGGCATCCCGCAGACCGCGAATCCCGGCGGGATCGGCGGCGGGTCCGAGAATGACGAAGTCGTTGTACATCAGATCATGGCGCTTGACACCGAAACCGGCGGCGACAAACGCATTTTCCTGGGCGCGGGCATGGACCATGACCAGGTCGGCATCGCCGGCTTCGCCGAGTTTGAGGGCCTGCCCGGTGCCGACGGCGATGACATGGACGCGCACGTTGTGTTTCTGCTCGAAGGGCGGCAGCAGCACGTCAAGCAGGCCCGAGTTCTGCGTCGAGGTGGTGGTCGCCAGAATCAGGCGCTCCTTGCGCGCCTGGGCGGGGGAAACCATCCCGACCCAAAGAGCCATCAAAAGCAAAAAAAGCATTCGCCGCATCCCAGGTTCTCCTTTTCCATCGCGTCGGCAACACCTGCTTGTACATAGCACAATCCCGGCCGAGATGCGAATGCCGAGACCCGCCGCCTTTTCGACGATTTCCCTCCCCCTCGGGTTGACAACGCGAGAGATCCTGCTAAATTAACACCCATTCTTTGCGGACAATCATTTTCCACAAGAGATCTCCATGATCGACTCAGCCCAGCGCCTCGAGCAAATCCTGACCCGGCTGCGCGCCCTGGACTTTCGCATCACGCCGCAGCGCCTGGCGGTGCTGCGGATACTAGCCGAAAGCCGCAACCATCCGACCGTGGAAGAGATCTACGCGCAGGTGCGGCGCGATTTTCCCACGGTGAGCCTCGCCACCGTCTACAAAACCGCGACGCTGCTCAAGGGTCTGGGCGAGGTATTGGAGGTGGGCATCCGCCACGGCAGCAGCCGCTACGACGGCAACAAGCCCTATCCCCACCCCCATGTGATCTGCACGGACTGCAAACAGATTTTGGATTTCGAGGATTTGCCCCTGACCGAGCTGACCCGCGCGGTCGCGGAAAAGACCGGCTACGACATCAAGGACCACCAGCTCGAATTTTTCGGCATTTGCCCTCAGTGCCGGCAGGGTGAGCCATAGGCCTGATGCCCCAAGCTCCATCAAATTTCAACAGGAGGATTCACAACATGGCAAGACTGCAAGGAACCAGGACCGAGAAAAACATCCTGACCGCTTTTGCCGGCGAGAGCCAGGCGCGCAACCGCTACACCTACTATGCCGCCCAGGCCAAGAAGGAAGGCTATGTGCAGATTTCGGCGATTTTCGAGGAAACGGCCGACCAGGAAAAGGAACACGCCAAGCGCCTCTACAAGATGCTTGAGGGCGGCGAGGTGGAAATCACCGCGTCCTTTCCCGCCGGCAAGATCGGCTCAACCGCCGAAAACCTGAAAAAAGCGGCCCAGGGCGAGAACTACGAGCACACCGACATGTACCCCTCCTTCGCCCGCACCGCCCGCGAGGAAGGCTTCGACGACATCGCCAAGGTATTCGAGGCCATCGCCGTGGCCGAGAAGCAGCACGAGAAGCGCTACCTCGACCTGCTCAACAACGTGGAAAACAGCCGGGTCTTTCACCGCGAACAGGTTCAGGTGTGGCGCTGCCGCAACTGCGGCTACATCCACGAAGGCAAGGGCGCCATGGAAGTCTGCCCGGCCTGCGCCCATCCCCAGGCGCATTTTGAGCTTTTGGGAGAAAACTACTGATTCTCTCGGCGATTTTTCCATCCGCCGCACTAGGGGCGCCCCGCCGGGCGCCCCTTTTTCAATGAAAAAAATCCCAAAAACAACATTTTTTCCGCAAAGCATTTGACACGGGCCTTGGTTGGGCTATGAATTATCCCATCACCGCCGGGATATCAAATCACACCAGGCGTCACCGAGGGGGAAAATGGCGCGCCTTGATGTCCGAGTCAAAACCGGCCTTCGCGCCAAGGCCGTTTACGCAACGGAGCGCGAAACCCGCGAAGATGCCGTGACCATCCGGGAACTGAGCCTTGCCGGTGCCGTCATCGAGCCGCTGGGGGGTCGGCCGAGGGATTTTTTCACCCTGCGCGCCCAACTGCCGCCCTTCGGCGAGGTGGAACTCCTGGGGGACGTGGTGCGCATGGACGGCGGACATGCGGCCGCCGTGCGCCTTTTTTATTCGGACCGGCAGACCTCTTCGACGCTCTGGCGCTATATTCACTCCCACCTGCAACCCGGCACGGAATGTCCGTACTGCGGTCAGGAGCGTCCCGCCGACGCCCTGCATTGCCGGCACTGCGGCTACTATCTGGAATTCAACGACCAGTCCTACCTCGACGAGCATCTGCGCGAAACCCTCGGGGCCCGCATCCAGAACCGCGTCAAGTCGCTTCCCGCCCAG
This region of Geoalkalibacter sp. genomic DNA includes:
- a CDS encoding methyl-accepting chemotaxis protein, which encodes MLSLTRENSNARARRLSRDEGQSTYEAAAGVLAAFLEKAEQEMALAEHGSDLRALRVAAEKVRHAATLHRYLVEIQRYEKSMILATAEQQMDAYAQGMKAAQNRVEARLAALEELLTPAEKREFAQFRTHYQAYLDLSRQVTDLTRQNTNVRAFALATQQGRAANNAATATMREIVALNEQAMQQAKQASDGNYAAARTLLLSLLGVCLLAGIGVSLWIVRSINQGLSQALDIAKTVAAGDLSRNITVNRSDEIGELLHAMENMATSLKDRARLAAAIAGGDLREEIKLASERDEFGRALQEMDKRLNQMLAEIQVAVEQVASGATQVADASQSLSQGATEQASSLEEISASIQQMASQVKESAENANHANRLSGEARTAAQQGNDQMAALMRAMQEINESGENISKIIKVIDEIAFQTNLLALNAAVEAARAGQHGKGFAVVAEEVRNLAARSAKAASETSEMIEVSVAKAKSGAGIADHTAEALRNIVSGIQKASDLVGEIAAGASEQAEGIGQVNLGVSQIDQVTQQNTASAEESAAAAEELSGQAERLRQLLSRFKLKTQGVAQFEQVPERLKMAANDSMPQPTPRKRISLDDEEFGRF
- a CDS encoding substrate-binding domain-containing protein gives rise to the protein MRRMLFLLLMALWVGMVSPAQARKERLILATTTSTQNSGLLDVLLPPFEQKHNVRVHVIAVGTGQALKLGEAGDADLVMVHARAQENAFVAAGFGVKRHDLMYNDFVILGPAADPAGIRGLRDAPEALGKIAAAKANFVSRADQSGTHVMEKNLWQQAGVTPQGRWYVESGRGMGEVIHMATELRGYALADRGTYLAYLGKTDLDILCEGDERLFNPYGVIAVNPQRHPHVKIALAEKLIDYLLSEEARSLITSFHVDGKQLFFVSP
- a CDS encoding Fur family transcriptional regulator, with protein sequence MIDSAQRLEQILTRLRALDFRITPQRLAVLRILAESRNHPTVEEIYAQVRRDFPTVSLATVYKTATLLKGLGEVLEVGIRHGSSRYDGNKPYPHPHVICTDCKQILDFEDLPLTELTRAVAEKTGYDIKDHQLEFFGICPQCRQGEP
- the rbr gene encoding rubrerythrin, which produces MARLQGTRTEKNILTAFAGESQARNRYTYYAAQAKKEGYVQISAIFEETADQEKEHAKRLYKMLEGGEVEITASFPAGKIGSTAENLKKAAQGENYEHTDMYPSFARTAREEGFDDIAKVFEAIAVAEKQHEKRYLDLLNNVENSRVFHREQVQVWRCRNCGYIHEGKGAMEVCPACAHPQAHFELLGENY